A genomic window from Passer domesticus isolate bPasDom1 chromosome Z, bPasDom1.hap1, whole genome shotgun sequence includes:
- the LOC135289895 gene encoding uncharacterized protein LOC135289895: MVLSRYLLLLFLVALPAQNAQSAPAAGQGAVVDTESALSAPERGADTVLTPSWYLKRMNDDKVPEEFPEGLPDVPEELLAALHEAPSETDSETVPETLAVEESDTVPGSHEKREPIEDTRTLAEPEEYSGSSAGQKAETAGHRDPSKYYILVGTVAASALLLLGAVSGYLVMHQLLKRDRRSQEDKEATGQDWDSSWESCGQPRGEAEPGEGAGSGERAQGNRFRDSCRLFPELFAAELAQLYKNMSADQSPLPTCSFCALADNASSRDHWISLESPQPTASSWPSYQYLQDYYLLEDDD; the protein is encoded by the exons atggtcctgagccgctacctcctgctgctctttctcgtggccctgccagcccagaatgcccagagtgctccagcagctgggcagggagcag ttgtggacacagagagtgctctttcagcccctgagcgaggggcagataccgtgctgactccgagctggtacctcaagc ggatgaacgatgacaaggttcctgaagagtttcctgaaggattgccggatgttccagaggagctcctggcagccttgcatgaagccccatctg agacagattctgagactgtgccggagaccttagcagtggaagaaagtgacactgtgccaggctcacatgaaaaaagagaaccaatagaggacaccaggacacttgctgagcctgaggaatattcag ggtcatccgctGGGCAAAAAGCCGAGACTGCTGGACACcgtgacccgagcaagtactacatcctagtagggacagtagcagcctcagctttgcttctgcttggggcagtgtctggctatctagtcatgcatcagctgctgaagagagacag gaggagccaggaggacaaagaggcaacaggacaggactgggactcttcctgggaaagctgtggtcagcctagaggtgaagcagagccaggagaaggagcgggaagcggcgagagagcccaaggcaacaggttcagggacagctgccgcctgtttcctgagctctttgcagcagagctcgcccagctgtacaagaacatgagcgcagaccagtcacctctgcccacctgctccttctgtgctctggctgacaacgcctcttcacgggaccactggatttccctggagtcacctcagcccacagcatcctcttggccctcctaccaatacctgcaggactactatctcttagaggatgatgattag